The Anaerolineales bacterium genomic interval GGGTGGTGACTGCGGACGCCGGCGACATCGACCTCAGCCCGCTGGTGGGCCTTCACCTGCACACTCTGCCCTCGCCTGAGACGACGAGTTTCGAGAACGTGTACACGGAGAGCGGCCGTCGCCAGCGCCTGGCGGCCAGGGCCCGGCCTCTCCAACCGACCGACGTGCCCCAGCCCTGGAGCGAGGCTCGTTGCGTCCATCTTGCGCCGATTGCCGACGAACTACCGCTCGACATAGGACGGTCGTTCCCCGCAGCGACCCTTTTCAGCAGCCCCCAGGGATGGTTGCGCCAGTGGGACGCCGATGGCCGGATTCACCTCCATCCCTGGCAACGGCTGCTCCCGGCGCTGAGCGGGTTGCAGGCCGCAGTCCTCGGCTGGGAGGATATTGGGGGAGAAGCGCAGGCGGCCCAGGCACTGGCGGAGGCCATCCCGATCTTGGTCCTGACCTGTGGACCCTTCGGCGCCGACCTGTACCTCGGCGGCAGCCCCGTGCATATCGATGCGCCCCCCGCCCGCCAGGTCGACCCGACCGGCGCCGGCGATGTCTTCGCCGCGGCTTTCTTTGTTGGCCTGCTGCGCGGCGACGACCCGTTGCCGGCGGCACAGCGGGCAGCCGCCATCGCTGCACTGTCGGTGGAGGCTGCCGGGCTGGCCGGCGTCCCTTCCACGGCCCAAATCCTGAGCCTGGAGAGCGGCCTCCGATGACCCGGGTGTACACGCTGGCCAACCAGAAGGGCGGCGTCGGCAAGACCACCACCGCCATCAGCCTGGCGGCCTACCTGGCTCGAGCCGGGCAGCGCGTTTTGCTGGTCGACCTCGACCCTCAGGCCAACGCCACGGCCTGCCTGGGCATCGACTACAGCTC includes:
- a CDS encoding PfkB family carbohydrate kinase; amino-acid sequence: MGSPLPLPLVDYLLLGHVSKDLVPEGHRLGGAVAYSGCTARAMGLTVGVVTADAGDIDLSPLVGLHLHTLPSPETTSFENVYTESGRRQRLAARARPLQPTDVPQPWSEARCVHLAPIADELPLDIGRSFPAATLFSSPQGWLRQWDADGRIHLHPWQRLLPALSGLQAAVLGWEDIGGEAQAAQALAEAIPILVLTCGPFGADLYLGGSPVHIDAPPARQVDPTGAGDVFAAAFFVGLLRGDDPLPAAQRAAAIAALSVEAAGLAGVPSTAQILSLESGLR